In a single window of the Arachis hypogaea cultivar Tifrunner chromosome 6, arahy.Tifrunner.gnm2.J5K5, whole genome shotgun sequence genome:
- the LOC112805836 gene encoding uncharacterized protein: MTSPFGFSWEVSSPSLLQEQEEDLELYLTLIGDKIADYFILKVRVRHQTCWTTHPQQPQSHYPVLGATDTFACHSSILMQAQEFLQNGSSHMQLHFPDDVIPNVLIHHIMPDVISYAEATIQTRPSGFLYERPDFRLFSLNLDIIIQNSLEFVDDYGDIITDFIIEDSMGNTNIKMVPTSKSAIDSLEEVKLEKNNNATERCSICLSEFDYGDDAEQVLSMPCKHLYHQECIIRWLKTSHLCPLCRYRMPTN, translated from the coding sequence ATGACGTCGCCATTTGGTTTTTCCTGGGAAGTGTCatctccctcattgttgcaagAACAAGAGGAAGATTTGGAACTTTATCTAACTCTCATCGGAGATAAAATAGCAGATTACTTCATTCTCAAGGTACGAGTTAGGCATCAAACGTGCTGGACTACTCATCCTCAACAACCACAATCACATTATCCAGTGTTAGGAGCCACTGATACGTTTGCATGTCACAGCTCAATTCTAATGCAAGCGCAAGAATTCCTTCAAAACGGTTCATCACACATGCAATTGCATTTTCCTGATGATGTTATACCAAATGTCTTGATTCATCACATAATGCCAGATGTCATATCCTACGCGGAAGCCACAATTCAAACTCGTCCTTCCGGATTCCTCTACGAAAGACCTGATTTTCGTTTGTTCAGTTTGAATTTGGACATTATTATCCAGAATTCGTTAGAGTTTGTTGATGACTACGGCGACATTATCACCGACTTCATCATTGAAGATTCCATGGGAAATACTAATATTAAGATGGTTCCTACTTCGAAGAGTGCCATTGATTCTCTTGAGGAAGTGAAGCTTGAAAAAAATAACAATGCAACAGAGAGGTGCAGTATTTGTCTATCTGAATTTGATTACGGTGATGATGCAGAACAAGTTTTATCAATGCCTTGTAAGCATCTGTATCATCAAGAATGCATCATCCGCTGGCTCAAGACTAGTCATTTATGCCCTTTATGTCGCTATCGGATGCCAACTAATTAA
- the LOC112805837 gene encoding plastoglobule-localized metallopeptidase 48, chloroplastic-like: MMMKLRTAIPGLNELGKALLGSVAEQVMLLENIGTSVLVSKNQLPDLHHLMVEAAQILNVDSPDLYVRQSPVPNAYTLAISGKRPFVVIHTSLLELLTRAELQELKRTFSRTGHKRNNLEKGETDLTSKYLLNYTSHELSRQT; encoded by the exons ATGATGATGAAATTGAGAACTG CGATTCCAGGATTAAATGAATTGGGGAAAGCACTTCTag GAAGCGTCGCAGAGCAGGTCATGCTCCTAGAGAATATAGGGACATCTGTCCTTGTTTCCAAAAATCAG CTTCCTGATCTTCACCACTTGATGGTTGAAGCTGCACAAATATTAAATGTTGATTCCCCTGATCTATATGTTCGTCAAAGTCCTGTGCCGAATGCATACACACTAGCTATAAGTGGCAAACGACCATTTGTTGTTATTCACACTAGCCTTTTGGAGCTCTTGACAAGAGCAGAGTTACag GAACTAAAGAGGACTTTTTCTAGAACAGGACATAAGAGAAATAACTTGGAAAAAGGGGAGACAGATTTAACCTCTAAGTACCTGCTGAACTATACATCACATGAACTAAGCAGGCAAACCTGA
- the LOC112805838 gene encoding uncharacterized protein, protein MGATPFHRSILEVRLPKHFDKPTDMRYDGTQDPLEHLTAFEARMNLEGVGDEVRCRAFPVTLAGPAIRWFNGLPQGSIYSFSDISRAFLAQFTTRIAKAKHPINLLRVTQRQGEPTRRYLDRFNDECLEIDGLTDSVASLCLTNGLLNENFRKHLTTKPVWTMHEIQMVAKEYINDEEVSRVVAANKRQSSYNQPRQQGNGERPKEQTREEAPNKAPRTFSRVEKFTNYTPLTLPIVEVYQQIAEKGILPKPQPLKDRTGGNKNLYCDYHKGYGHLTQDCFDLKDALEQAIREGKLAVFSHLIREPGDATATKTKKAKPVRQSGDKSQKA, encoded by the coding sequence ATGGGCGCCACCCCATTCCACCGATCTATCCTCGAAGTCCGGTtgccgaaacacttcgacaaaccaacggacatgaggtacgatggaacTCAAGACCCTCTAGAACACCTCACGGcttttgaggccaggatgaatctGGAGGGAGTGGGGGACGAGGTAAGATGCCGTGCCTTCCCGGTAACCTTAGCGGGACCCGCGATCAGGTGGTTTAACGGCCTCCCGCAGGGATCCATCTACAGTTTCTCGGACATCAGCCGCGCATTCCTGGCCCAATTTACAACCCGGATAGCGAAGGCAAAGCACCCGATCAACCTTCTAAGGGTAACCCAGAGACAAGGAGAACCGACCAGGAGGTACCTAGATCGGTTCAACGATGAATGCTTGGAAATCGATGGCCTAACCGATTCGGTGGCCAGTCTTTGCTTGACGAACGGCCTCCTCAACGAGAACTTCCGAAAACATCTTACCACGAAACCGGTTTGGACGATGCACGAGATCCAGATGGTAGCCAAAGAGTACATAaatgacgaggaagtcagccgagTTGTGGCTGCCAACAAACGGCAGTCCAGCTACAATCAACCCCGGCAACAGGGCAACGGGGAAAGGCCAAAGGAACAAACCAGGGAAGAGGCGCCAAACAAGGCGCCAAGGACATTCTCCCGAGTCGAGAAATTCACCAACTACACTCCACTCACTCTTCCCATCGTGGAAGTTTACCAACAAATAGCCGAGAAAGGAATCCTGCCGAAGCCCCAACCACTCAAGGACCGCACTGGGGGGAACAAAAACCTTTATTGTGATTACCACAAAGGTTACGGTCACCTAACGCAGGATTGTTTTGACCTGAAAGATGCACTGGAACAAGCGATAAGGGAAGGTAAACTAGCAGTGTTCTCCCACCTAATCAGGGAGCCAGGAGACGCTACCGCGACCAAGACGAAGAAGGCAAAACCCGTTCGGCAAAGTGGCGACAAGAGCCAGAAGGCGTAG